From the Sphingomonas suaedae genome, one window contains:
- a CDS encoding ParB/RepB/Spo0J family partition protein, which produces MELKHIELANLSVSTANMRGVKKAPDLTNILPSVRARGVLVPLIVRQNGSPDSYEIVAGKRRYHAALAVAEEGGGVDALPCAIMEAGDDAAALEASLIENIARLDPDEVTRWETFTRLIREGRTPEDIALTFGLTEVQVKRTLALGNLLPRIRNLYRHEQIDAVTVRHLTLASKAQQRDWLALVDDPEQRAPVGQQLKAWLFGGTPILCDAALFDLADYKGEIVSDLFGDERYFASVETFWTAQEAAILARVEAYREAGWSEVVVLERGDYFHSWEHERRSKRQGGKVFVSVGHRGEVTFHEGYITAKEARKLERGEAIEKPVRPEVSAPIQNYIDLHRHAAVRADLASRPSLALRLMVAHVIAGSPLWNVRIEAQRAATDAIAESVENSPSEAAFDEKRRAVLALLGFDPETPTVTGGYDGAHGVAGLFVKLIALPDPAVMDVAAIVMGETLEAGSALIEVLGPMLGTETAKVWQSDDALLDLIRDREVLQHVLADVAGEGVSQANEAATGKVKRTIIRDCLTGENGRAKVTGWVPKWMAFPPSAYTERGGVATVSRAAKVAELAGSTEPEPLRRAA; this is translated from the coding sequence ATGGAACTCAAGCATATCGAACTCGCCAACCTGTCTGTCTCGACCGCCAATATGCGGGGTGTGAAGAAGGCACCCGACCTCACCAACATCCTGCCGTCCGTCCGGGCGCGCGGGGTGTTGGTGCCGCTGATTGTTCGACAGAACGGATCGCCCGACAGCTATGAGATCGTCGCGGGCAAGCGGCGCTATCATGCCGCGCTGGCAGTCGCCGAGGAAGGCGGCGGAGTTGACGCGCTGCCCTGCGCGATCATGGAAGCGGGTGACGATGCAGCGGCGCTGGAGGCCTCGCTGATCGAGAACATCGCGCGGCTCGACCCGGACGAGGTGACGCGGTGGGAGACGTTTACCCGGCTGATCCGCGAGGGCCGCACCCCCGAAGATATCGCGCTCACCTTCGGGCTGACCGAGGTGCAGGTGAAGCGCACGCTGGCGCTCGGCAACCTGTTGCCCCGCATCCGCAATCTCTACCGCCACGAGCAGATTGACGCGGTGACCGTCCGCCACCTTACCCTCGCCAGCAAGGCGCAGCAGCGCGACTGGCTGGCGCTGGTCGATGACCCCGAGCAGCGCGCGCCGGTGGGCCAGCAGCTCAAGGCGTGGCTGTTCGGGGGTACGCCGATCCTGTGCGATGCCGCGCTGTTCGACCTTGCTGACTACAAGGGCGAGATCGTCTCAGACCTGTTCGGCGACGAGCGCTATTTCGCTAGCGTCGAGACGTTTTGGACCGCGCAGGAAGCGGCCATCTTGGCGCGGGTCGAGGCGTATCGCGAGGCCGGGTGGAGCGAGGTCGTGGTGCTGGAGCGCGGCGACTATTTCCACAGCTGGGAGCATGAGCGGCGGTCCAAACGCCAAGGCGGCAAGGTGTTCGTCAGCGTCGGGCATAGGGGCGAGGTCACCTTCCACGAAGGCTATATCACCGCCAAGGAAGCGCGGAAGCTGGAGCGCGGCGAAGCTATCGAGAAGCCAGTTCGGCCCGAGGTCAGCGCACCCATCCAGAACTATATCGATCTACACCGGCATGCTGCGGTCCGCGCGGACCTTGCCAGCCGTCCCTCGCTGGCGCTGCGGTTGATGGTTGCGCACGTCATCGCCGGTTCGCCGCTGTGGAATGTTCGGATCGAGGCGCAACGTGCCGCAACCGATGCGATTGCGGAGAGCGTCGAGAACAGCCCCTCAGAAGCTGCGTTCGACGAGAAGCGGCGCGCGGTGCTGGCACTACTCGGGTTCGATCCCGAGACGCCAACCGTGACCGGCGGCTATGACGGCGCGCATGGCGTGGCGGGTCTGTTCGTCAAGCTGATCGCGCTTCCCGATCCTGCGGTAATGGACGTTGCGGCCATCGTCATGGGCGAGACGCTCGAGGCGGGGAGTGCGCTGATCGAGGTGCTGGGTCCGATGCTCGGCACCGAGACGGCCAAGGTCTGGCAGAGCGATGACGCGTTACTCGACCTGATCCGCGACCGCGAGGTGTTGCAGCATGTGCTGGCAGACGTAGCGGGCGAGGGCGTGTCGCAAGCGAACGAGGCCGCGACCGGCAAGGTCAAGCGCACGATCATCCGCGACTGCCTCACTGGCGAGAACGGCCGGGCCAAGGTGACAGGCTGGGTGCCCAAGTGGATGGCGTTCCCGCCATCTGCCTACACCGAGCGCGGCGGGGTCGCGACCGTCAGCCGGGCGGCCAAGGTCGCCGAATTGGCAGGGTCGACGGAACCCGAGCCGCTGCGTCGCGCAGCCTGA
- a CDS encoding helix-turn-helix transcriptional regulator, which produces MQTEPPDRILRINTVLARTGLSRSTMYRKMESGTFPGNIQISTRCVGWRESAINAWLRNPMLYRWDDPRG; this is translated from the coding sequence ATGCAGACCGAACCCCCAGACCGCATCCTCCGGATCAACACGGTCCTCGCTCGTACCGGGCTGAGCCGATCAACCATGTACCGCAAGATGGAGAGCGGCACGTTCCCGGGGAACATCCAGATCAGCACCCGGTGCGTTGGATGGCGCGAATCCGCCATCAATGCTTGGCTGCGCAATCCGATGCTCTATCGCTGGGACGATCCCCGAGGATGA
- a CDS encoding MucR family transcriptional regulator, with protein sequence MTEENAPNLVELATELTIAWLGNPNNRATADEVPAFLQKMYATVSELSGGAAIAESDEPVAEEHSPAVTVRKSLASKDHIISMIDGKPYKTLRRHLSTHGLTPEEYRARYNLKPDYPMVAESYSEQRRAMAKKIGLGNKGRAAKAATPAPAPAPKRAPRASKPA encoded by the coding sequence GTGACCGAAGAGAACGCCCCCAATCTCGTCGAGCTTGCAACCGAACTGACGATTGCCTGGCTCGGCAATCCCAACAATCGCGCGACGGCCGACGAAGTGCCGGCATTCCTTCAAAAGATGTACGCCACGGTCAGCGAATTGTCGGGCGGTGCTGCGATCGCGGAGAGCGATGAGCCTGTCGCCGAAGAGCACTCCCCGGCAGTCACGGTTCGCAAATCCCTGGCGTCAAAGGATCACATCATTTCGATGATCGACGGCAAGCCGTACAAGACGCTGCGTCGGCATCTCTCGACGCATGGGTTAACGCCCGAAGAGTATCGCGCGCGCTATAATCTGAAGCCGGATTATCCGATGGTCGCCGAGAGCTATTCGGAGCAACGCCGCGCGATGGCGAAGAAGATCGGGCTCGGCAACAAGGGCCGCGCGGCGAAGGCTGCAACTCCGGCTCCGGCGCCCGCGCCCAAGCGCGCACCGCGCGCCTCCAAACCGGCCTGA
- a CDS encoding sigma factor-like helix-turn-helix DNA-binding protein translates to MTDDPDPETTKRIERVARKLPRLQREIFLAARLDDLSYVEIAERTGLTAGQVEREIAKALVSIARRMNRQHRRWWRFR, encoded by the coding sequence ATGACCGATGATCCCGATCCAGAAACCACCAAGCGGATCGAACGGGTCGCTCGCAAGCTGCCCCGGTTGCAGCGCGAAATCTTCCTCGCCGCCCGGCTCGACGACCTGAGCTATGTCGAGATCGCCGAGCGCACCGGCCTTACTGCCGGGCAAGTCGAGCGGGAGATTGCGAAGGCGCTCGTGAGCATTGCCCGCCGCATGAACCGGCAGCACAGACGCTGGTGGCGTTTCCGGTAA
- a CDS encoding HEPN domain-containing protein: MRTDLDHLPDRKRRDLERIVQILFAEFEDATALATQKWKKQGRILKVILYGSYARGDWVEDPVGGYYSDYDILVVVSDDRLTDPVEYWAKADDHFVREVTISKRISAPVTFIVHSLADVNDQLMRGRPFFIDATEQGVVLYEAEGHPFATPKPMTEEAVRAEAQKYFDEWFSNAEMRFDLARTAIERGYAKQAAFDLHQTTEQLYHCLLLTLTLYSPKSHKLNFLRAQAEPLVHELIAVWPRDTKFARRCFELLQQAYVNARYSAHYKITPEELDWIAERIELLRKTVRDVCERRLAPRD; the protein is encoded by the coding sequence ATGAGGACCGACCTCGATCATCTCCCGGACCGCAAGCGCCGCGATCTCGAACGCATCGTGCAGATACTCTTCGCCGAGTTCGAGGACGCGACCGCGCTCGCCACCCAGAAGTGGAAGAAGCAGGGGCGCATCCTCAAGGTGATCCTCTACGGCTCTTACGCGCGCGGCGACTGGGTCGAGGACCCGGTCGGGGGCTATTACTCCGATTACGATATCCTCGTTGTGGTAAGCGATGATCGGCTCACCGACCCGGTGGAATATTGGGCCAAGGCGGACGACCATTTTGTCCGCGAGGTGACGATCTCCAAGCGGATCAGCGCGCCCGTCACATTCATCGTTCACAGCCTTGCAGACGTGAACGACCAGCTGATGCGTGGTCGCCCATTCTTCATCGACGCAACCGAGCAGGGCGTGGTCCTCTACGAGGCTGAAGGGCATCCATTCGCCACGCCGAAGCCGATGACAGAAGAGGCTGTGCGGGCGGAAGCGCAAAAGTATTTTGACGAGTGGTTTTCAAACGCAGAGATGCGATTTGATCTAGCGCGTACCGCCATCGAGCGGGGGTATGCAAAGCAGGCGGCGTTCGATCTTCATCAGACCACCGAACAGCTATATCATTGCCTGTTGCTAACCCTGACGCTCTACAGTCCGAAATCGCACAAGCTGAATTTCCTTCGCGCGCAGGCGGAGCCGTTGGTTCACGAACTGATCGCCGTTTGGCCGCGCGACACTAAGTTTGCGCGGCGATGCTTTGAGTTGCTGCAGCAGGCCTATGTGAACGCCCGCTACTCGGCGCACTACAAGATCACGCCCGAGGAGCTGGACTGGATCGCCGAGCGTATTGAGCTTTTGCGAAAGACCGTTCGCGATGTCTGCGAACGGCGGCTCGCGCCGCGCGACTGA